In one window of Helianthus annuus cultivar XRQ/B chromosome 17, HanXRQr2.0-SUNRISE, whole genome shotgun sequence DNA:
- the LOC110920672 gene encoding uncharacterized protein LOC110920672 isoform X1, with protein sequence MYGRLDGEVRFHRWHMWPVPSSSTPSVAAHSSCFVFIDNHTFSKDGRKINVGDCALFEPPHNSLPFVGRIRKLKLGKDNNISLFVNWLYRPADVKLKDGALLKAAPNEVFYSFHKDEIPVASLLHPCKVTFLRKGVELPSGISSFVCRQVYDVKTGRLWWLTDRNYINSSLTQDLQEEINQLLDKTLIEMHGSVQTGGRSPKPLNGPNGSANRKPNSDNLQNSSSSISSHAKSKKRAHGVHNSESVKRDRLSKVDDADSRQLRPEHRLKTEIAKITDKGGLVDIDGVEKLIQLMRPEGTEKQINLACRKMLVDIISGTDRFDCLGRFAHLKGLQILDEWLQEIHKGNIGDEKSVEQFLFSLLRALDKLPVNLHALQMCNVGKSVNHLRSHKNPEIQKKARSLVSTWKKRVEAEMNFIETKSSTSRGGSWSHKPMISDVSPMGSTRRIGGSFSEVGSKSSASQSSALKAPQPKQSSGEAITTSPTSPGSTKLSPSSANSQSCSSDHVKTQVSSVSHSKNSRNGFASDKESPARLTTEANIGKSRRLIVRLPNTSRSPAQTASLESPEDSSRISGKGSLPVPSKKQDKKVSGSDVPNTGDDLCRENEGLIVRDDEHGKKDASFGSGLSSRVTPKVYETSYSSINALVESCAKFSEASVSPSIGDDGGIILLASVAAAEMSRSDVSPACSPDCNSPVPEDVCSVNAAKLRQVAHDAHVKVEQIGSVRADVNGTGSVNLAPDVKPLEEKKCVDDILVRNTVSSLDAAETCVKPETAETNEEINAASWSSSDMRNDEKESVHKQLNDETVVPTSCADVDLAPKSEETDDEKCRMNMDSGTSVSELAYENTEKDDKASVVALQEIGTCGKATCVTEANCVEDRTVKLNFDLNEVLPSDDGIQCEDEKAAVDAPDLLPSNDRTQSDSITVAAAAKGPFYPSESLLTGKPEIGWKGSAATSAFRPTEPRKVDVPDLPVPDTCTDKPTHALFDFDLNVGVDDAGQHNAPSGLDLDLNACEENPEPVQLSVNTSSRPSRSTLPGFDLNGPGTEEFGGESITFSKNSMQFITGVPNVRVNNTDPANFSNWFPPNNAYPAITIPSQRMMTPVTSSTSLNPDIFRGAVLSSSTVPLQYPAFPFETGFSLPSVSNAYADSPSYGGGPLCFPTFPSVGPNGVVSMPYYTSLPGGSSNVGPDGKTFGSQALDLNAGPRDDKLATTLRQLHGGGGGDDEQLRMFYQLAASGGGGAAKRKEPDGGWDGDIRISYKHPHRQ encoded by the exons ATGTATGGGCGGTTGGACGGTGAGGTGCGCTTCCACCGGTGGCACATGTGGCCGGTCCCTAGTTCCTCCACTCCCTCTGTAGCTGCTCATTCCAGTTGCTTCGTTTTCATTGATAATCACACTTTTTCCAAA GATGGTAGAAAGATTAACGTTGGCGACTGTGCTCTGTTCGAGCCACCCCACAATTCCCTTCCGTTTGTTGGAAGAATCCGTAAATTAAAGTTAGGAAAAGATAACAATATAAGTCTTTTTGTGAATTGGCTTTACCGGCCTGCAGACGTAAAGCTTAAAGACGGTGCTTTGCTTAAAGCAGCACCAAACGAGGTTTTTTACTCATTTCACAAGGATGAGATACCTGTTGCATCATTACTTCATCCGTGTAAAGTCACATTTCTTCGTAAAGGTGTTGAACTTCCTTCAGGGATATCCTCATTTGTGTGCAGACAAGTCTATGATGTTAAAACTGGGCGTTTATGGTGGTTAACTGACAGAAACTATATTAAC TCTTCTTTGACACAGGACTTACAAGAAGAAATAAACCAGTTATTAGATAAGACGTTGATAGAAATGCATGGATCAGTGCAGACCGGAGGTCGGTCTCCGAAACCCTTGAACGGTCCAAACGGGTCAGCAAACCGAAAACCTAATTCAGATAATTTACAAAATAGTTCCTCGTCTATTTCATCACATGCAAAGAGTAAGAAGCGAGCGCATGGCGTTCACAATTCAGAATCTGTGAAACGTGATCGTTTATCTAAAGTTGACGATGCAGATTCTCGTCAACTTAGACCAGAACACAGGCTAAAAACCGAGATTGCTAAAATTACTGATAAAGGAGGATTGGTGGATATTGATGGAGTTGAAAAACTAATACAGCTCATGCGACCCGAGGGTACTGAGAAACAAATAAACTTGGCTTGCAGAAAAATGCTCGTTGACATAATATCGGGTACTGACAGATTCGATTGTTTAGGTCGATTTGCGCATTTAAAGGGATTGCAAATTTTAGATGAATGGCTTCAAGAAATCCACAAGGGCAATATTGGCGATGAAAAATCTGTTGAGCAGTTTCTTTTTTCTTTACTTCGTGCACTTGATAAATTACCCGTAAATCTTCATGCTTTACAGATGTGTAATGTCGGGAAGTCGGTGAATCATTTACGTAGCCATAAAAATCCTGAAATTCAGAAGAAAGCCAGAAGTTTAGTCAGCACATGGAAGAAACGTGTGGAAGCTGAAATGAATTTTATTGAAACAAAGTCTAGTACAAGTCGAGGCGGTTCTTGGTCACACAAGCCAATGATTTCAGATGTTTCTCCTATGGGTAGTACTAGACGTATAGGTGGCAGTTTTTCAGAGGTGGGTTCCAAGAGTTCTGCTTCACAATCTTCTGCGTTAAAAGCTCCGCAACCGAAACAAAGCTCAGGTGAAGCTATCACCACATCACCAACATCTCCGGGGTCCACAAAATTGTCCCCGTCATCAGCTAATAGTCAATCTTGTTCTAGTGATCATGTGAAGACTCAGGTGTCAAGTGTTTCTCATAGTAAAAACTCACGCAACGGTTTTGCTTCTGACAAAGAATCGCCAGCTAGACTTACAACAGAAGCAAATATTGGAAAAAGCCGGAGACTCATTGTGAGGTTGCCAAACACGAGTCGAAGTCCTGCACAAACCGCCAGTTTGGAATCGCCCGAAGATTCATCTAGGATATCCGGCAAGGGCTCGCTTCCGGTACCTTCCAAGAAACAAGACAAAAAAGTGAGTGGAAGCGATGTACCAAACACAGGTGATGATTTGTGTCGGGAGAATGAAGGGCTGATTGTCCGTGATGACGAACATGGTAAGAAAGATGCATCCTTTGGCAGCGGTTTATCATCAAGGGTTACACCAAAAGTATATGAAACTTCTTATAGCTCGATAAATGCATTGGTGGAGAGCTGTGCGAAATTTTCGGAAGCTAGCGTGTCTCCGTCGATTGGTGATGATGGTGGAATAATTCTTCTTGCCAGCGTGGCTGCTGCTGAAATGTCGAGATCTGATGTGTCACCCGCATGTTCCCCTGATTGTAACTCACCCGTCCCTGAAGACGTATGTTCTGTGAATGCTGCTAAGTTGAGACAAGTAGCTCATGATGCTCATGTCAAGGTGGAGCAGATCGGTTCCGTACGTGCGGATGTTAATGGTACAGGGTCGGTGAACTTGGCACCTGACGTAAAACCACTAGAGGAAAAGAAGTGTGTTGATGATATTCTGGTTAGAAACACTGTGAGTTCGCTTGATGCAGCTGAGACATGTGTCAAACCTGAAACTGCAGAAACTAATGAAGAAATTAATGCAGCTTCTTGGTCGTCTTCAGATATGCGCAACGATGAGAAGGAATCGGTGCACAAACAGTTAAATGATGAAACCGTGGTCCCCACTTCTTGTGCTGATGTTGATTTAGCACCAAAGTCTGAAGAGACTGATGACGAGAAGTGTCGTATGAACATGGATTCCGGGACGTCTGTTAGTGAACTTGCTTATGAGAATACAGAAAAAGACGATAAAGCCTCTGTGGTTGCATTGCAAGAAATAGGAACGTGTGGAAAGGCTACCTGTGTAACAGAGGCCAACTGTGTTGAAGACCGTACGGTAAAGTTGAACTTTGATTTGAATGAAGTTCTTCCTAGTGATGATGGAATACAATGTGAGGATGAAAAGGCTGCCGTTGATGCACCCGACCTGTTACCTTCTAATGATAGAACGCAGTCTGATTCGATAACTGTAGCTGCTGCTGCAAAAGGACCGTTTTACCCCTCTGAGAGTCTCTTAACAGGTAAGCCTGAGATTGGGTGGAAAGGTTCTGCTGCCACCAGTGCATTCCGTCCAACAGAACCTCGAAAGGTAGATGTTCCGGACCTTCCGGTTCCTGATACTTGTACTGATAAACCAACTCATGCTCTTTTTGACTTTGACTTGAATGTTGGAGTCGATGATGCTGGTCAACACAATGCTCCATCGGGACTTGATCTTGATTTAAACGCATGCGAGGAGAATCCCGAACCCGTCCAGTTGTCCGTTAATACCAGCAGTAGACCTTCCAGGTCAACTCTACCTGGCTTTGACCTAAACGGGCCAGGTACGGAAGAATTTGGTGGTGAATCGATAACATTTTCGAAAAACAGTATGCAGTTTATAACCGGTGTGCCTAATGTCAGAGTGAATAATACGGACCCCGCAAACTTTTCAAATTGGTTTCCACCAAATAACGCCTACCCAGCAATTACAATCCCGTCTCAAAGAATGATGACACCCGTGACTTCCAGCACATCACTGAATCCCGATATATTCAGGGGGGCCGTTTTATCGTCATCTACCGTTCCATTGCAATATCCAGCTTTCCCGTTTGAGACCGGTTTCTCGTTACCTTCGGTTTCAAATGCATACGCCGATTCTCCGTCATACGGTGGTGGGCCGCTTTGTTTTCCAACTTTTCCCTCGGTGGGACCTAACGGTGTGGTGTCGATGCCTTACTATACGAGTCTACCTGGTGGCTCGAGTAATGTTGGCCCCGATGGTAAAACGTTTGGAAGCCAAGCTTTAGATCTAAACGCGGGTCCCAGAGATGATAAACTGGCAACCACTTTGAGGCAGTTacatggtggtggtggtggtgatgatgagcAGTTAAGGATGTTTTATCAACTGGCGgcaagtggtggtggtggtgcagcgAAGAGGAAAGAGCCGGATGGCGGTTGGGACGGTGATATTAGGATTAGCTACAAACATCCACATCGGCAGTAG
- the LOC110920672 gene encoding uncharacterized protein LOC110920672 isoform X2 yields MYGRLDGEVRFHRWHMWPVPSSSTPSVAAHSSCFVFIDNHTFSKDGRKINVGDCALFEPPHNSLPFVGRIRKLKLGKDNNISLFVNWLYRPADVKLKDGALLKAAPNEVFYSFHKDEIPVASLLHPCKVTFLRKGVELPSGISSFVCRQVYDVKTGRLWWLTDRNYINDLQEEINQLLDKTLIEMHGSVQTGGRSPKPLNGPNGSANRKPNSDNLQNSSSSISSHAKSKKRAHGVHNSESVKRDRLSKVDDADSRQLRPEHRLKTEIAKITDKGGLVDIDGVEKLIQLMRPEGTEKQINLACRKMLVDIISGTDRFDCLGRFAHLKGLQILDEWLQEIHKGNIGDEKSVEQFLFSLLRALDKLPVNLHALQMCNVGKSVNHLRSHKNPEIQKKARSLVSTWKKRVEAEMNFIETKSSTSRGGSWSHKPMISDVSPMGSTRRIGGSFSEVGSKSSASQSSALKAPQPKQSSGEAITTSPTSPGSTKLSPSSANSQSCSSDHVKTQVSSVSHSKNSRNGFASDKESPARLTTEANIGKSRRLIVRLPNTSRSPAQTASLESPEDSSRISGKGSLPVPSKKQDKKVSGSDVPNTGDDLCRENEGLIVRDDEHGKKDASFGSGLSSRVTPKVYETSYSSINALVESCAKFSEASVSPSIGDDGGIILLASVAAAEMSRSDVSPACSPDCNSPVPEDVCSVNAAKLRQVAHDAHVKVEQIGSVRADVNGTGSVNLAPDVKPLEEKKCVDDILVRNTVSSLDAAETCVKPETAETNEEINAASWSSSDMRNDEKESVHKQLNDETVVPTSCADVDLAPKSEETDDEKCRMNMDSGTSVSELAYENTEKDDKASVVALQEIGTCGKATCVTEANCVEDRTVKLNFDLNEVLPSDDGIQCEDEKAAVDAPDLLPSNDRTQSDSITVAAAAKGPFYPSESLLTGKPEIGWKGSAATSAFRPTEPRKVDVPDLPVPDTCTDKPTHALFDFDLNVGVDDAGQHNAPSGLDLDLNACEENPEPVQLSVNTSSRPSRSTLPGFDLNGPGTEEFGGESITFSKNSMQFITGVPNVRVNNTDPANFSNWFPPNNAYPAITIPSQRMMTPVTSSTSLNPDIFRGAVLSSSTVPLQYPAFPFETGFSLPSVSNAYADSPSYGGGPLCFPTFPSVGPNGVVSMPYYTSLPGGSSNVGPDGKTFGSQALDLNAGPRDDKLATTLRQLHGGGGGDDEQLRMFYQLAASGGGGAAKRKEPDGGWDGDIRISYKHPHRQ; encoded by the exons ATGTATGGGCGGTTGGACGGTGAGGTGCGCTTCCACCGGTGGCACATGTGGCCGGTCCCTAGTTCCTCCACTCCCTCTGTAGCTGCTCATTCCAGTTGCTTCGTTTTCATTGATAATCACACTTTTTCCAAA GATGGTAGAAAGATTAACGTTGGCGACTGTGCTCTGTTCGAGCCACCCCACAATTCCCTTCCGTTTGTTGGAAGAATCCGTAAATTAAAGTTAGGAAAAGATAACAATATAAGTCTTTTTGTGAATTGGCTTTACCGGCCTGCAGACGTAAAGCTTAAAGACGGTGCTTTGCTTAAAGCAGCACCAAACGAGGTTTTTTACTCATTTCACAAGGATGAGATACCTGTTGCATCATTACTTCATCCGTGTAAAGTCACATTTCTTCGTAAAGGTGTTGAACTTCCTTCAGGGATATCCTCATTTGTGTGCAGACAAGTCTATGATGTTAAAACTGGGCGTTTATGGTGGTTAACTGACAGAAACTATATTAAC GACTTACAAGAAGAAATAAACCAGTTATTAGATAAGACGTTGATAGAAATGCATGGATCAGTGCAGACCGGAGGTCGGTCTCCGAAACCCTTGAACGGTCCAAACGGGTCAGCAAACCGAAAACCTAATTCAGATAATTTACAAAATAGTTCCTCGTCTATTTCATCACATGCAAAGAGTAAGAAGCGAGCGCATGGCGTTCACAATTCAGAATCTGTGAAACGTGATCGTTTATCTAAAGTTGACGATGCAGATTCTCGTCAACTTAGACCAGAACACAGGCTAAAAACCGAGATTGCTAAAATTACTGATAAAGGAGGATTGGTGGATATTGATGGAGTTGAAAAACTAATACAGCTCATGCGACCCGAGGGTACTGAGAAACAAATAAACTTGGCTTGCAGAAAAATGCTCGTTGACATAATATCGGGTACTGACAGATTCGATTGTTTAGGTCGATTTGCGCATTTAAAGGGATTGCAAATTTTAGATGAATGGCTTCAAGAAATCCACAAGGGCAATATTGGCGATGAAAAATCTGTTGAGCAGTTTCTTTTTTCTTTACTTCGTGCACTTGATAAATTACCCGTAAATCTTCATGCTTTACAGATGTGTAATGTCGGGAAGTCGGTGAATCATTTACGTAGCCATAAAAATCCTGAAATTCAGAAGAAAGCCAGAAGTTTAGTCAGCACATGGAAGAAACGTGTGGAAGCTGAAATGAATTTTATTGAAACAAAGTCTAGTACAAGTCGAGGCGGTTCTTGGTCACACAAGCCAATGATTTCAGATGTTTCTCCTATGGGTAGTACTAGACGTATAGGTGGCAGTTTTTCAGAGGTGGGTTCCAAGAGTTCTGCTTCACAATCTTCTGCGTTAAAAGCTCCGCAACCGAAACAAAGCTCAGGTGAAGCTATCACCACATCACCAACATCTCCGGGGTCCACAAAATTGTCCCCGTCATCAGCTAATAGTCAATCTTGTTCTAGTGATCATGTGAAGACTCAGGTGTCAAGTGTTTCTCATAGTAAAAACTCACGCAACGGTTTTGCTTCTGACAAAGAATCGCCAGCTAGACTTACAACAGAAGCAAATATTGGAAAAAGCCGGAGACTCATTGTGAGGTTGCCAAACACGAGTCGAAGTCCTGCACAAACCGCCAGTTTGGAATCGCCCGAAGATTCATCTAGGATATCCGGCAAGGGCTCGCTTCCGGTACCTTCCAAGAAACAAGACAAAAAAGTGAGTGGAAGCGATGTACCAAACACAGGTGATGATTTGTGTCGGGAGAATGAAGGGCTGATTGTCCGTGATGACGAACATGGTAAGAAAGATGCATCCTTTGGCAGCGGTTTATCATCAAGGGTTACACCAAAAGTATATGAAACTTCTTATAGCTCGATAAATGCATTGGTGGAGAGCTGTGCGAAATTTTCGGAAGCTAGCGTGTCTCCGTCGATTGGTGATGATGGTGGAATAATTCTTCTTGCCAGCGTGGCTGCTGCTGAAATGTCGAGATCTGATGTGTCACCCGCATGTTCCCCTGATTGTAACTCACCCGTCCCTGAAGACGTATGTTCTGTGAATGCTGCTAAGTTGAGACAAGTAGCTCATGATGCTCATGTCAAGGTGGAGCAGATCGGTTCCGTACGTGCGGATGTTAATGGTACAGGGTCGGTGAACTTGGCACCTGACGTAAAACCACTAGAGGAAAAGAAGTGTGTTGATGATATTCTGGTTAGAAACACTGTGAGTTCGCTTGATGCAGCTGAGACATGTGTCAAACCTGAAACTGCAGAAACTAATGAAGAAATTAATGCAGCTTCTTGGTCGTCTTCAGATATGCGCAACGATGAGAAGGAATCGGTGCACAAACAGTTAAATGATGAAACCGTGGTCCCCACTTCTTGTGCTGATGTTGATTTAGCACCAAAGTCTGAAGAGACTGATGACGAGAAGTGTCGTATGAACATGGATTCCGGGACGTCTGTTAGTGAACTTGCTTATGAGAATACAGAAAAAGACGATAAAGCCTCTGTGGTTGCATTGCAAGAAATAGGAACGTGTGGAAAGGCTACCTGTGTAACAGAGGCCAACTGTGTTGAAGACCGTACGGTAAAGTTGAACTTTGATTTGAATGAAGTTCTTCCTAGTGATGATGGAATACAATGTGAGGATGAAAAGGCTGCCGTTGATGCACCCGACCTGTTACCTTCTAATGATAGAACGCAGTCTGATTCGATAACTGTAGCTGCTGCTGCAAAAGGACCGTTTTACCCCTCTGAGAGTCTCTTAACAGGTAAGCCTGAGATTGGGTGGAAAGGTTCTGCTGCCACCAGTGCATTCCGTCCAACAGAACCTCGAAAGGTAGATGTTCCGGACCTTCCGGTTCCTGATACTTGTACTGATAAACCAACTCATGCTCTTTTTGACTTTGACTTGAATGTTGGAGTCGATGATGCTGGTCAACACAATGCTCCATCGGGACTTGATCTTGATTTAAACGCATGCGAGGAGAATCCCGAACCCGTCCAGTTGTCCGTTAATACCAGCAGTAGACCTTCCAGGTCAACTCTACCTGGCTTTGACCTAAACGGGCCAGGTACGGAAGAATTTGGTGGTGAATCGATAACATTTTCGAAAAACAGTATGCAGTTTATAACCGGTGTGCCTAATGTCAGAGTGAATAATACGGACCCCGCAAACTTTTCAAATTGGTTTCCACCAAATAACGCCTACCCAGCAATTACAATCCCGTCTCAAAGAATGATGACACCCGTGACTTCCAGCACATCACTGAATCCCGATATATTCAGGGGGGCCGTTTTATCGTCATCTACCGTTCCATTGCAATATCCAGCTTTCCCGTTTGAGACCGGTTTCTCGTTACCTTCGGTTTCAAATGCATACGCCGATTCTCCGTCATACGGTGGTGGGCCGCTTTGTTTTCCAACTTTTCCCTCGGTGGGACCTAACGGTGTGGTGTCGATGCCTTACTATACGAGTCTACCTGGTGGCTCGAGTAATGTTGGCCCCGATGGTAAAACGTTTGGAAGCCAAGCTTTAGATCTAAACGCGGGTCCCAGAGATGATAAACTGGCAACCACTTTGAGGCAGTTacatggtggtggtggtggtgatgatgagcAGTTAAGGATGTTTTATCAACTGGCGgcaagtggtggtggtggtgcagcgAAGAGGAAAGAGCCGGATGGCGGTTGGGACGGTGATATTAGGATTAGCTACAAACATCCACATCGGCAGTAG